Proteins from one Bdellovibrio svalbardensis genomic window:
- the rpoZ gene encoding DNA-directed RNA polymerase subunit omega: protein MARVTVEDCLEKVPNRFALVLMVAKRAKQLLKGAEATVSTRSNKYIVSALREVAIGNVGYAEHLDNQEALKQIEKDLNK from the coding sequence ATGGCTCGTGTAACCGTTGAAGATTGCTTGGAAAAAGTTCCTAACAGATTTGCTCTTGTTTTGATGGTCGCTAAAAGAGCGAAGCAACTTCTTAAAGGTGCTGAAGCTACTGTTTCAACTAGAAGCAACAAATACATCGTTAGCGCACTTCGTGAAGTTGCTATCGGTAACGTTGGTTATGCTGAACATCTTGATAACCAAGAAGCTCTAAAACAAATCGAAAAAGACCTGAACAAATAG
- the gmk gene encoding guanylate kinase, whose translation MIIVAAPSGAGKSSFVERITRDNDRLVDIVTFTTRSIRKGESNGLQYNFINHEDFQKKISENFFVEWAKVHTNFYGTSYESLENAWKVGKCAIMDIDIQGVQTFKSKYPDAKTIFILPPSIDELRRRIEKRDGVMPADIEVRMANAEKELREASKFDYQIVNDNFEHSYAEFKKIIEKLLG comes from the coding sequence ATGATTATCGTCGCAGCCCCAAGCGGTGCGGGAAAAAGTAGTTTTGTCGAAAGAATCACCAGGGATAATGATCGCTTGGTGGACATCGTTACTTTTACGACACGTTCCATCCGCAAGGGTGAAAGCAACGGTCTTCAGTATAACTTCATTAACCACGAAGACTTCCAAAAGAAGATCTCTGAAAACTTCTTTGTAGAGTGGGCTAAGGTTCACACTAACTTTTACGGGACTTCCTATGAATCCTTGGAAAACGCCTGGAAAGTAGGGAAATGCGCCATTATGGATATCGACATCCAGGGCGTTCAGACCTTCAAATCGAAATATCCCGATGCTAAGACCATTTTTATCCTGCCGCCGTCAATTGACGAGTTGCGCCGTCGCATTGAGAAGCGTGACGGGGTGATGCCTGCTGATATTGAAGTTCGTATGGCAAATGCGGAAAAGGAGCTGCGAGAGGCTTCTAAATTCGATTACCAGATCGTGAACGATAACTTCGAGCATTCCTATGCCGAATTTAAAAAAATCATTGAAAAATTGCTAGGTTAA
- a CDS encoding RelA/SpoT family protein → MVEFLKEDGANTKPVKTVDDLLNRIRSFWPNADLKVIEKAYYFSEKAHEGQIRRSGEPYISHPLSVAAILADLRLDLDTIATGLLHDTVEDTHATLEDIRNEFGDVIAHLVDGVTKIGQMKFKNSHEKQGENIRKMIVAMGKDVRVVLVKLADRLHNMRTMNFMPFDKQERIALETLEIYCPLAGRMGISSWKIELEDLCFRYYRPEMYYSLVQHVKKTEAEQSRYIDDVKSKISKELNKAGFKSEVFGRSKHLWSIYRKMQSRNIDYDQVYDVLAFRVLVDTLAECYAALGLVHSLWKPIPGRFKDFIAMPKANNYQSLHTTVIGPGGERIEIQIRTQEMNLVAERGIAAHWKYKERGKMEDTSDLQQANWLRDLVNLHQQTRNSDEFLDTVKTDLFESEIYVFTPNGDVREFPEGATPVDFAYAVHTDLGNKCVGARVNGKMVPLKHQLQNGDTVEIVSSKTQQPSKDWLKFVVTNKAKAKIRAFVKEEQRRRAVLLGKELVEKEFRKFGMAAVKHLKGAHYEQYLKDHGIKDTEELYVTVGYGKLETRVLVERVSPEAIAKESAKTEDSTFMEKVFKAATQKTKKSNSLISVDGMDDVLVHYAKCCHPIPGDSIVGFISRGRGITIHRSDCRKAFEFDQLRKVDVNWNVKQASEGQERIVRLKIISQDVPGLLKLMSEAFAQQGINIQSAQIRTTKDKKAVCNFEVSVRDAGQLNQAIYEIQKIKGIIGVSRVIH, encoded by the coding sequence ATGGTAGAATTTCTGAAAGAGGACGGAGCAAACACCAAGCCCGTCAAAACAGTCGACGACCTTCTTAATCGCATTCGTAGCTTTTGGCCGAACGCGGATCTCAAAGTTATTGAAAAAGCCTATTACTTCTCAGAGAAGGCGCACGAAGGGCAAATTCGTCGAAGTGGTGAGCCTTATATTTCTCATCCTCTTTCAGTCGCTGCCATTCTTGCTGATCTCCGTTTGGACTTAGACACGATAGCAACCGGTCTTTTACATGACACGGTTGAAGACACTCATGCAACACTTGAAGATATTCGAAATGAATTCGGTGATGTGATCGCTCACTTGGTTGATGGTGTTACCAAGATCGGTCAAATGAAATTCAAAAACAGTCACGAAAAGCAGGGCGAGAACATTCGCAAGATGATCGTGGCCATGGGAAAAGACGTTCGTGTCGTTCTGGTGAAGTTGGCAGATCGTCTGCACAATATGCGCACCATGAACTTTATGCCGTTCGATAAACAAGAGCGCATCGCACTTGAAACGCTCGAGATTTATTGTCCGCTTGCAGGTCGTATGGGTATCAGCTCTTGGAAGATTGAATTGGAAGACCTGTGCTTCCGTTACTATCGCCCCGAGATGTATTACTCGCTAGTTCAACATGTTAAAAAGACCGAAGCCGAACAAAGTCGCTACATCGACGATGTAAAATCAAAAATTTCCAAAGAGCTCAATAAGGCCGGATTCAAATCAGAAGTTTTCGGTCGATCGAAGCATTTATGGTCAATCTACCGAAAGATGCAGTCGCGTAACATTGATTACGATCAGGTTTACGACGTTCTGGCTTTCCGTGTCTTGGTAGACACCTTGGCTGAGTGTTATGCCGCTTTGGGGTTGGTGCATTCACTCTGGAAACCAATTCCTGGAAGATTTAAAGATTTCATCGCCATGCCGAAAGCCAATAACTATCAATCACTTCATACGACGGTGATTGGGCCTGGCGGGGAGCGCATCGAAATCCAGATTCGTACTCAAGAGATGAACTTGGTTGCCGAGCGCGGGATCGCGGCTCACTGGAAGTACAAAGAGCGCGGCAAGATGGAGGACACTTCAGATCTGCAGCAGGCCAACTGGCTTCGCGATTTGGTAAACCTGCATCAGCAAACGCGCAACTCCGACGAGTTTTTAGACACCGTTAAAACGGACTTGTTTGAATCTGAAATTTACGTCTTCACTCCGAATGGAGATGTGCGTGAATTCCCAGAGGGCGCAACACCTGTCGACTTTGCTTACGCAGTTCATACGGATTTAGGAAATAAATGCGTTGGAGCTCGTGTTAACGGCAAGATGGTTCCACTGAAACATCAGCTGCAAAACGGCGATACCGTGGAAATTGTAAGTTCAAAAACCCAACAGCCATCGAAAGATTGGCTGAAGTTTGTCGTTACCAATAAAGCAAAAGCGAAGATTCGCGCCTTCGTCAAAGAAGAACAACGTCGCAGAGCGGTCTTGCTTGGTAAAGAGCTGGTTGAAAAAGAGTTCCGTAAATTTGGTATGGCTGCCGTCAAGCATCTTAAAGGGGCTCACTATGAGCAGTACCTCAAGGATCACGGAATCAAAGACACTGAAGAACTTTATGTGACTGTTGGTTATGGCAAGCTTGAGACCAGAGTGCTGGTTGAAAGAGTGTCGCCTGAGGCTATCGCGAAAGAATCGGCAAAAACCGAAGATTCCACCTTCATGGAAAAGGTCTTTAAGGCGGCGACGCAAAAGACCAAAAAAAGCAATTCACTTATCAGTGTTGATGGAATGGACGACGTTCTTGTGCATTATGCAAAGTGCTGTCATCCAATTCCTGGGGACTCGATCGTGGGCTTTATCAGCCGTGGTCGTGGCATTACCATTCATCGCAGTGACTGCCGCAAAGCTTTCGAATTCGATCAACTACGCAAAGTAGATGTGAATTGGAATGTGAAGCAGGCAAGTGAAGGCCAGGAACGCATCGTTCGTTTGAAAATCATTTCCCAGGACGTGCCGGGTCTTTTGAAGTTGATGTCAGAGGCCTTTGCGCAGCAAGGTATCAATATCCAGTCGGCCCAAATTCGCACAACCAAAGATAAAAAAGCAGTTTGTAATTTCGAGGTGAGCGTACGAGATGCTGGCCAACTGAATCAGGCGATTTACGAGATTCAGAAGATCAAAGGCATTATCGGTGTATCACGTGTCATTCACTAA